A genomic stretch from Hemicordylus capensis ecotype Gifberg chromosome 5, rHemCap1.1.pri, whole genome shotgun sequence includes:
- the LOC128327880 gene encoding 16 kDa beta-galactoside-binding lectin-like has protein sequence MQHRLTATGLNIHLENGFQLRGSILPDAKDFLVDLGKDPDNIGLRFHVHFASDDAMMNTVVCNSKQDGVWGEEAKTSLFPFQRGSRVKIIFSFHSSNLMVKVEEAPEMVRVRGTPARPKLIEGSFLKLDPLGVVATHYPSQWNLEVYFFNRMGLKAIQYFSVEGDFKIKGLKYIGSSLLV, from the exons ATGCAGCAT CGCCTGACTGCAACTGGACTGAATATCCATCTTGAAAATGGCTTTCAGCTGAGGGGGAGCATCTTACCAGACGCCAAAGA TTTCCTTGTGGACCTGGGCAAAGACCCTGACAACATTGGGCTTCGCTTCCATGTGCACTTTGCCAGCGATGATGCGATGATGAACACCGTTGTCTGTAACTCCAAGCAggatggggtgtggggagaagaagcGAAAACCTCACTCTTCCCATTCCAAAGAGGGAGCAGAGTTAAG ATCATCTTCAGCTTCCATAGTTCTAATTTGATGGTGAAAGTAGAAGAAGCTCCTGAGATGGTTAGAGTAAGAGGAACTCCTGCGCGGCCTAAATTGATAGAAGGTTCTTTCCTGAAGCTGGATCCGCTAGGAGTTGTTGCAACCCACTACCCCAGCCAATGGAATTTAGAGGTATACTTCTTCAACCGCATGGGCCTAAAAGCTATCCAGTATTTCTCGGTGGAAGGAGACTTCAAAATCAAAGGCCTCAAATATATCGGATCTTCTCTGCTTGTCTGA
- the LOC128325865 gene encoding 16 kDa beta-galactoside-binding lectin-like isoform X1, whose product MECVMTATGLKIQPGEGLEVKGKILPDAKDFAVNLGKDCDNLVLHFNPRFDNHGDVNTIVCNSKQDGAWGEEERDASFPFQQGEKAQVSFTFDTSEVKVKVGEDHEIVFPNRLGLEGINFLSVEGDFKVKVLKFL is encoded by the exons GTCATGACTGCAACTGGACTGAAAATCCAGCCGGGAGAGGGCCTTGAAGTGAAGGGAAAGATCTTGCCGGATGCCAAAGA TTTTGCTGTGAATCTGGGCAAAGACTGTGACAACCTGGTGCTTCACTTCAATCCACGCTTTGACAACCATGGGGATGTGAACACCATTGTCTGCAACTCCAAGCAAGACGGGGCCTGGGGAGAGGAGGAACGAGACGCCAGCTTTCCTTTCCAGCAAGGGGAAAAAGCTCAG GTCTCTTTCACCTTTGATACTTCTGAGGTGAAGGTGAAGGTGGGAGAAGATCATGAAATCGTTTTCCCAAATCGATTGGGCCTGGAAGGCATCAATTTTCTCTCAGTGGAGGGAGACTTCAAAGTCAAAGTGCTCAAATTCCTCTGA
- the LOC128325865 gene encoding 16 kDa beta-galactoside-binding lectin-like isoform X2: protein MECVMTATGLKIQPGEGLEVKGKILPDAKDFAVNLGKDCDNLVLHFNPRFDNHGDVNTIVCNSKQDGAWGEEERDASFPFQQGEKAQVLSACSPQPGQQLHLLTQGRAASQLLSRPLGMLEQWCLHSLPLACCSP, encoded by the exons GTCATGACTGCAACTGGACTGAAAATCCAGCCGGGAGAGGGCCTTGAAGTGAAGGGAAAGATCTTGCCGGATGCCAAAGA TTTTGCTGTGAATCTGGGCAAAGACTGTGACAACCTGGTGCTTCACTTCAATCCACGCTTTGACAACCATGGGGATGTGAACACCATTGTCTGCAACTCCAAGCAAGACGGGGCCTGGGGAGAGGAGGAACGAGACGCCAGCTTTCCTTTCCAGCAAGGGGAAAAAGCTCAG GTTctctcagcctgctctccccagccaggccagcagcttcacctcttgactcaaggcagggcagccagccagtTGCTGAGCCGGCCTCTTGGCATGCTGGAGCAATGGTGCCTGCAcagtctcccactcgcttgctgttctccaTGA